A stretch of DNA from Plutella xylostella chromosome 16, ilPluXylo3.1, whole genome shotgun sequence:
gttttgtgtacaGGCCCTAACTATTAAACCTATTTCGGATGCCTTGCATATTGTGTGACTGACCACTCTAGTCCCCGATGAGACAGACGCCGAGGCTGACTTAGCTTAAAGTATCTTTCTGCAACTGGACAAAAGTCATATAGAAGGACAGGAAGGAAGGAAGGTAGGAAGACTGACCGCTCCAGTCCCCGATGAGGCACACGCCGAGGCTGACGGTGTTGAAGTGCAGCGCGTGAGCCCCGAGCAGCGCCCAGCCGCGGCCCTCGTACACCGCGCCGTCTCCGCCGACGGCGAAACTGGAagatatatgtattattatattatattatgtatctaagcccggaaatgaaatcagaatgtccaAATTCGCGAAAGGTCGCGGAGTCGACATGTACGAATGAGCTctttaaaaatttatgtaggtatcttaCGCTGAAAGAAAACATCTTGAGAAACCCTACTTGAGTGAAAGCTTTTGTACACATCCCcctaatttcagctcagccagtcTAGCTCACGTGCAAattggagcagcaagcctggacGTTGTAAAAGTtgaggtaggcgctctgtaGGTCCAAAGATAGATAATCTGTAGTAGATGGATATGCTATCAAAACGGGTTCAACTGTCTCACCTACAtccttacatgtcctacataagggactagCTAGTTTCCCTATTGTATACCGAAAACTGTAAAACAAGATACATACTCACTTATACCCAATATCCGCCCACCCGTGCCCATCCATATGCATGTTCTGCATGACCCTCATGGCCTCCTCACACTGGGCGGGATCCCCACATGCGGGGGGGGTGTAGGAGTGATGTAGGACCACGAAGGGCGCCGGGCGGGCCAGGGGGCGCCGCTCGGTGGGCTCCCGGGCGCGCCACTGCCGCCGCGGGGTGTAGGCGAAGTGGTCTTGGACTTCGTTGATGGAGGGTTCTGGATGGTGTGAGATGGTGGATGCAAAATTAGGGTTGTATACTGTAACTACTTAGTCAACTCAGCAATTGCAAAGCGGTAAGTAGTAAATTATATGCGTTGTGCAGACTGACTGTGATTTTTAGTTGCAACTGAAAAATTCCGAAATGAAGTGTATTTCGAAAGTTTTTAGTTACCCTTATGGCGGGCGGGCCGATTGCCTTTTATCAGGCACAATCATGGAACTTACtacaattatttgttaaaaatataataaattttaactaaGTTTTGTGCTTACCATCATTGCAAGGTAAcatattggctgatgatatCAGTGATATTACAATTAATACCAGATTTAAtgccataattttattttaaggcactgtgttattttcagttttatgtTGACGAACTTGTTTGTTCAATCGaacctgaaaaaaaaacaattttagcCAAGTGTATATAGCCGTGGAAAagtacgggctgatgatgataatgatttatatagataagtagtcataagtttattaaattataatcgACTATTATTTGTGTTAGAAAGGTGaatcataattatgataaaagaTCAAGGTAGATGACCCATCCAGCACCCATTTTATTATCTACGCTGAGATTATGATAAgcacatattataattacatttaaattgCGTTATTCCTATAATAGTGACTAATAATCTATTTGATTGGGTATCGAATAGAGATAAAGATAGGTACCGACTACATAGAAAACACCAACATTGTAAACCAAAAATATCTGAAATTTCTTACATAAGtgctacttacttaattactatgtagtgtaggtacttacgtctTAACACTTTAATATTATCACTACCAATTGAAGATAATAAGTAGTAAGACAATCCATATTCTTGTTTTTACACATTCTTGATACTTAcacattattttgtaatatctTCTATATAACAATTCTGTATTAAAATCCACAGATTCCGGTCTTACTTATAGTTTTTGGCACGGTCCAAGTAATTATAAAGTAGTAATGTAATGAATTTAGCACTACGTTAGTATTatagttaataagtaattgaGTATGTGTTCACGTCACAGATCGTCTTCCATTCACTAACACACACACTAATAATACGATATTTTGTACAATCATCTAATTACTATTCAAGAGCTCGAATAATCAATACATCGTATGTAAACACGAAAAGCAAAGATACTGAATGGTGGATGTGATGGCAAACATGAGTATATTTATAGTATAGGTAGAGTCCATTGCGAAAAGTAAGGGGATTCCCCGCTATAGCACGTGAAGTTAACAAAAAGTAGCCCCAATTTGCAGGGGGCCTAGAGAtctacccccttattcatagaaaagttacaaaacgttttaactaatatactgttttgtccct
This window harbors:
- the LOC105386207 gene encoding peptidoglycan recognition protein 1-like isoform X1, giving the protein MALNLVLIVISLISSANMLPCNDEPSINEVQDHFAYTPRRQWRAREPTERRPLARPAPFVVLHHSYTPPACGDPAQCEEAMRVMQNMHMDGHGWADIGYNFAVGGDGAVYEGRGWALLGAHALHFNTVSLGVCLIGDWSDSLPPRNQLKAVQALIAEGVARGAITPNYRLVGHRQVRANTSCPGDALFNHIQTWKQYSAFPASWRDLVDVPELPKSDRDVVRRSLLEF